A part of Acipenser ruthenus chromosome 48, fAciRut3.2 maternal haplotype, whole genome shotgun sequence genomic DNA contains:
- the LOC117404445 gene encoding arf-GAP domain and FG repeat-containing protein 1 isoform X3, with amino-acid sequence MASRKHKDTQEVFSKKVRELAKHTFNRQCCECEQPGVTYVDITVGNFVCTSCSGILRGLNPPHRVKSISMTTFSQQEVEFLQSHGNEFCSRLWLGKFDQRSEVIPDSRDPRRLKDFLQEKYEKKKWAVSQEQARAGTRTPADTGPIWSPALTDKALPSPQGSSAPALSTSRPTLLQSVSLSQPQLSRSWQRAPPGSLTDLRTDAITATLPRPHSYGAPPTNTGHRSPSFPSFESRSFGPATPGVPSPTGGAVFPALPRPTASGTFKGSFTFGRSSSSSSSPGSAHFPSFSKSSSVDLGGMGPSQHASSSPAPSGDKYAPLTELENVFVTTSPVSVPPSGMSEFGSIFRSRLPSSSTPSSSPGVSQSVTSAQSAFPAFSNPFRGAPNPQQSLSPTNPFHKSRADAGFATFPVPKSMPRPIGQPVSNNPFTGGVFQSGGSSTNPFL; translated from the exons ATGGCGAGTCGGAAACACAAAGACACGCAAGAGGTGTTTTCTAAGAAGGTCCGAGAGCTGGCCAAACACACCTTcaacaggcagtgctgtgaatGCGAGCAGCCCGGGGTCACGTACGTGGACATCACCGTGGGGAATTTCGTGTGTACGTCATGCTCCGGCATTCT GAGAGGCCTCAACCCACCTCATCGAGTCAAATCCATCTCCATGACAACCTTCTCACAGCAGGAAGTAGAGTTCCTACAGTCCCATGGAAACGAG ttttgcagcCGGCTTTGGCTTGGCAAATTCGATCAGCGTTCCGAAGTTATTCCCGATTCCCGGGATCCGCGGAGACTGAAGGATTTCCTCCAGGAGAAATACGAGAAGAAGAAATG GGCTGTCTCTCAGGAGCAGGCCAGGGCAGGCACTAGGACCCCTGCAGACACCGGCCCGATCTGGAGCCCCGCCCTCACAGACAAGGCCCTCCCCTCGCCCCAGGGTAGCTCCGCCCCTGCACTGTCAACCAGCAGACCCACCCTCCTCCAG TCTGTGTCTCTGAGTCAACCCCAGCTGTCTCGCTCCTGGCAAAGAGCGCCCCCTGGCTCGCTGACTGACCTCAGAACCGACGCCATCACTGCCACCCTGCCCCGCCCACATAGCTACGGAGCCCCGCCCACAAACACAG GCCATCGCAGTCCTTCCTTCCCCAGCTTCGAAAGCCGCAGCTTCGGCCCAGCTACTCCGGGAGTGCCCTCCCCAACAGGGGGCGCTGTCTTCCCTGCCCTGCCCCGACCCACAG CCAGCGGGACTTTTAAAGGCAGCTTTACGTTCG GTCgtagctcctcctcttcctcctctcctgGCTCCGCCCACTTCCCCAGCTTTAGTAAGTCCTCCAGCGTGGACTTGGGAGGAATGGGCCCTTCCCAGCATGCCTCATCAAGCCCCGCCCCTTCGGGGGATAAGTACGCCCCTCTGACAGAGTTGGAGAACGTCTTCGTTACAACCTCACCTGTGTCAG TGCCCCCTAGTGGAATGTCTGAGTTTGGCAGCATATTTAGAAGCAGACTGCCTTCAAGCTCCACCCCCAGCAG CTCTCCTGGAGTTTCTCAGAGTGTCACTAGCGCTCAGTCTGCGTTCCCAG CTTTCTCGAATCCCTTCAGAGGCGCTCCAAACCCCCAGCAATCTCTGTCTCCAACCAACCCCTTTCACAAGAGCAGGGCGGACGCag gtTTTGCCACCTTCCCTGTACCTAAATCAATGCCCAGACCAATAGGACAGCCGGTCTCAAATAACCCCTTTACT GGTGGGGTGTTCCAGTCTGGAGGTTCCTCCACAAACCCATTCCTCTGA
- the LOC117404445 gene encoding arf-GAP domain and FG repeat-containing protein 1 isoform X1, whose amino-acid sequence MASRKHKDTQEVFSKKVRELAKHTFNRQCCECEQPGVTYVDITVGNFVCTSCSGILRGLNPPHRVKSISMTTFSQQEVEFLQSHGNEFCSRLWLGKFDQRSEVIPDSRDPRRLKDFLQEKYEKKKWAVSQEQARAGTRTPADTGPIWSPALTDKALPSPQGSSAPALSTSRPTLLQSVSLSQPQLSRSWQRAPPGSLTDLRTDAITATLPRPHSYGAPPTNTGHRSPSFPSFESRSFGPATPGVPSPTGGAVFPALPRPTASGTFKGSFTFGRSSSSSSSPGSAHFPSFSKSSSVDLGGMGPSQHASSSPAPSGDKYAPLTELENVFVTTSPVSVPPSGMSEFGSIFRSRLPSSSTPSSSPGVSQSVTSAQSAFPAFSNPFRGAPNPQQSLSPTNPFHKSRADAGDAESSLSAAPSGMFQPAQPPLQNSFLPQQHNGFATFPVPKSMPRPIGQPVSNNPFTGGVFQSGGSSTNPFL is encoded by the exons ATGGCGAGTCGGAAACACAAAGACACGCAAGAGGTGTTTTCTAAGAAGGTCCGAGAGCTGGCCAAACACACCTTcaacaggcagtgctgtgaatGCGAGCAGCCCGGGGTCACGTACGTGGACATCACCGTGGGGAATTTCGTGTGTACGTCATGCTCCGGCATTCT GAGAGGCCTCAACCCACCTCATCGAGTCAAATCCATCTCCATGACAACCTTCTCACAGCAGGAAGTAGAGTTCCTACAGTCCCATGGAAACGAG ttttgcagcCGGCTTTGGCTTGGCAAATTCGATCAGCGTTCCGAAGTTATTCCCGATTCCCGGGATCCGCGGAGACTGAAGGATTTCCTCCAGGAGAAATACGAGAAGAAGAAATG GGCTGTCTCTCAGGAGCAGGCCAGGGCAGGCACTAGGACCCCTGCAGACACCGGCCCGATCTGGAGCCCCGCCCTCACAGACAAGGCCCTCCCCTCGCCCCAGGGTAGCTCCGCCCCTGCACTGTCAACCAGCAGACCCACCCTCCTCCAG TCTGTGTCTCTGAGTCAACCCCAGCTGTCTCGCTCCTGGCAAAGAGCGCCCCCTGGCTCGCTGACTGACCTCAGAACCGACGCCATCACTGCCACCCTGCCCCGCCCACATAGCTACGGAGCCCCGCCCACAAACACAG GCCATCGCAGTCCTTCCTTCCCCAGCTTCGAAAGCCGCAGCTTCGGCCCAGCTACTCCGGGAGTGCCCTCCCCAACAGGGGGCGCTGTCTTCCCTGCCCTGCCCCGACCCACAG CCAGCGGGACTTTTAAAGGCAGCTTTACGTTCG GTCgtagctcctcctcttcctcctctcctgGCTCCGCCCACTTCCCCAGCTTTAGTAAGTCCTCCAGCGTGGACTTGGGAGGAATGGGCCCTTCCCAGCATGCCTCATCAAGCCCCGCCCCTTCGGGGGATAAGTACGCCCCTCTGACAGAGTTGGAGAACGTCTTCGTTACAACCTCACCTGTGTCAG TGCCCCCTAGTGGAATGTCTGAGTTTGGCAGCATATTTAGAAGCAGACTGCCTTCAAGCTCCACCCCCAGCAG CTCTCCTGGAGTTTCTCAGAGTGTCACTAGCGCTCAGTCTGCGTTCCCAG CTTTCTCGAATCCCTTCAGAGGCGCTCCAAACCCCCAGCAATCTCTGTCTCCAACCAACCCCTTTCACAAGAGCAGGGCGGACGCag GCGATGCGGAGAGTAGTCTCAGTGCTGCCCCCTCTGGTATGTTCCAGCCAGCGCAGCCCCCTCTCCAGAACTCTTTCCTGCCACAGCAGCACAATG gtTTTGCCACCTTCCCTGTACCTAAATCAATGCCCAGACCAATAGGACAGCCGGTCTCAAATAACCCCTTTACT GGTGGGGTGTTCCAGTCTGGAGGTTCCTCCACAAACCCATTCCTCTGA
- the LOC117404445 gene encoding arf-GAP domain and FG repeat-containing protein 1 isoform X2 encodes MASRKHKDTQEVFSKKVRELAKHTFNRQCCECEQPGVTYVDITVGNFVCTSCSGILRGLNPPHRVKSISMTTFSQQEVEFLQSHGNEFCSRLWLGKFDQRSEVIPDSRDPRRLKDFLQEKYEKKKWAVSQEQARAGTRTPADTGPIWSPALTDKALPSPQGSSAPALSTSRPTLLQSVSLSQPQLSRSWQRAPPGSLTDLRTDAITATLPRPHSYGAPPTNTGHRSPSFPSFESRSFGPATPGVPSPTGGAVFPALPRPTGRSSSSSSSPGSAHFPSFSKSSSVDLGGMGPSQHASSSPAPSGDKYAPLTELENVFVTTSPVSVPPSGMSEFGSIFRSRLPSSSTPSSSPGVSQSVTSAQSAFPAFSNPFRGAPNPQQSLSPTNPFHKSRADAGDAESSLSAAPSGMFQPAQPPLQNSFLPQQHNGFATFPVPKSMPRPIGQPVSNNPFTGGVFQSGGSSTNPFL; translated from the exons ATGGCGAGTCGGAAACACAAAGACACGCAAGAGGTGTTTTCTAAGAAGGTCCGAGAGCTGGCCAAACACACCTTcaacaggcagtgctgtgaatGCGAGCAGCCCGGGGTCACGTACGTGGACATCACCGTGGGGAATTTCGTGTGTACGTCATGCTCCGGCATTCT GAGAGGCCTCAACCCACCTCATCGAGTCAAATCCATCTCCATGACAACCTTCTCACAGCAGGAAGTAGAGTTCCTACAGTCCCATGGAAACGAG ttttgcagcCGGCTTTGGCTTGGCAAATTCGATCAGCGTTCCGAAGTTATTCCCGATTCCCGGGATCCGCGGAGACTGAAGGATTTCCTCCAGGAGAAATACGAGAAGAAGAAATG GGCTGTCTCTCAGGAGCAGGCCAGGGCAGGCACTAGGACCCCTGCAGACACCGGCCCGATCTGGAGCCCCGCCCTCACAGACAAGGCCCTCCCCTCGCCCCAGGGTAGCTCCGCCCCTGCACTGTCAACCAGCAGACCCACCCTCCTCCAG TCTGTGTCTCTGAGTCAACCCCAGCTGTCTCGCTCCTGGCAAAGAGCGCCCCCTGGCTCGCTGACTGACCTCAGAACCGACGCCATCACTGCCACCCTGCCCCGCCCACATAGCTACGGAGCCCCGCCCACAAACACAG GCCATCGCAGTCCTTCCTTCCCCAGCTTCGAAAGCCGCAGCTTCGGCCCAGCTACTCCGGGAGTGCCCTCCCCAACAGGGGGCGCTGTCTTCCCTGCCCTGCCCCGACCCACAG GTCgtagctcctcctcttcctcctctcctgGCTCCGCCCACTTCCCCAGCTTTAGTAAGTCCTCCAGCGTGGACTTGGGAGGAATGGGCCCTTCCCAGCATGCCTCATCAAGCCCCGCCCCTTCGGGGGATAAGTACGCCCCTCTGACAGAGTTGGAGAACGTCTTCGTTACAACCTCACCTGTGTCAG TGCCCCCTAGTGGAATGTCTGAGTTTGGCAGCATATTTAGAAGCAGACTGCCTTCAAGCTCCACCCCCAGCAG CTCTCCTGGAGTTTCTCAGAGTGTCACTAGCGCTCAGTCTGCGTTCCCAG CTTTCTCGAATCCCTTCAGAGGCGCTCCAAACCCCCAGCAATCTCTGTCTCCAACCAACCCCTTTCACAAGAGCAGGGCGGACGCag GCGATGCGGAGAGTAGTCTCAGTGCTGCCCCCTCTGGTATGTTCCAGCCAGCGCAGCCCCCTCTCCAGAACTCTTTCCTGCCACAGCAGCACAATG gtTTTGCCACCTTCCCTGTACCTAAATCAATGCCCAGACCAATAGGACAGCCGGTCTCAAATAACCCCTTTACT GGTGGGGTGTTCCAGTCTGGAGGTTCCTCCACAAACCCATTCCTCTGA